The proteins below are encoded in one region of Equus przewalskii isolate Varuska chromosome 1, EquPr2, whole genome shotgun sequence:
- the GCNT3 gene encoding beta-1,3-galactosyl-O-glycosyl-glycoprotein beta-1,6-N-acetylglucosaminyltransferase 3 codes for MKMLRWKKTLFRQRCLLALGCYMLLAIVALRFSLRLKCDFNSLGLESRDFQSQRCRDILYKALKLPARRPINCSGIIRGDRTALGEALLDKLDTKKKREPFTDTDYLNMTRDCEHFKAERKFIQFPLSKEELDFPIAYSMVVHEKIENFERLLRAVYAPQNIYCIHVDEKSPETFKEAVKAIISCFPNVFLASKLVRVVYASWSRVQADLNCMEDLLRSSVPWKYFLNTCGTDFPIKTNAEMVLALKMLNGKNSMESEIPTEYKKSRWKYHYEVTDTLHRTSRMKDPPPDNLPMFTGNAYIVASRSFIEHVLENPKSRQLIEWVKDTYSPDEHLWATLQRAPWMPGSVPYHPKFHISDMTAIARLVKWQGHEGNISMGAPYEPCSGIHQRAICIYGTGDLPWILQNHHLLANKFDPKVDDNVLQCLEEYLRYKAVYGTEL; via the coding sequence ATGAAGATGCTTCGGTGGAAGAAGACACTCTTCCGGCAGCGTTGTCTGTTGGCCCTGGGCTGCTATATGCTGCTGGCCATTGTTGCTCTGAGATTTTCTCTCAGATTGAAATGTGACTTTAATTCCCTGGGTCTGGAGTCCAGGGACTTTCAGAGCCAGCGCTGTCGGGATATCTTGTACAAGGCCCTGAAGCTGCCAGCAAGGAGACCCATCAACTGTTCTGGGATCATCCGTGGGGACCGCACAGCATTGGGAGAGGCTCTCCTGGACAAGCTGGACACGAAGAAGAAGCGGGAGCCTTTCACAGACACCGACTACCTCAACATGACCAGAGACTGTGAACACTTTAAGGCCGAAAGGAAGTTCATACAGTTCCCACTGAGCAAGGAAGAGTTAGATTTCCCTATTGCATACTCTATGGTGGTCCATGAGAAGATTGAAAACTTTGAAAGGCTTCTGCGAGCTGTGTATGCCCCTCAGAACATATACTGTATCCACGTGGATGAGAAGTCCCCAGAGACTTTCAAGGAGGCAGTCAAAGCAATTATTTCATGCTTCCCTAATGTCTTCTTGGCCAGTAAGTTGGTTCGGGTGGTTTATGCCTCCTGGTCCAGGGTGCAGGCTGACTTGAACTGCATGGAAGACTTGCTCCGGAGCTCAGTTCCATGGAAATACTTCCTAAATACATGCGGGACAGACTTTCCTATAAAGACCAATGCTGAGATGGTCCTGGCCCTCAAGATGTTGAATGGGAAGAACAGTATGGAGTCAGAGATACCTACTGAGTACAAAAAATCTCGCTGGAAATATCACTATGAAGTGACAGACACACTGCACAGAACCAGCAGAATGAAGGACCCTCCTCCTGACAATTTACCTATGTTCACAGGTAATGCCTATATTGTGGCTTCTCGAAGCTTTATTGAACATGTCTTAGAGAACCCCAAATCACGACAGCTGATTGAATGGGTAAAAGACACCTATAGCCCCGATGAACACCTCTGGGCCACCCTTCAGCGTGCACCATGGATGCCTGGCTCTGTTCCCTATCACCCCAAGTTTCACATCTCAGACATGACTGCCATTGCTAGGCTGGTCAAGTGGCAGGGCCATGAGGGAAACATCAGTATGGGGGCACCTTATGAACCTTGCTCTGGAATCCACCAGCGGGCTATCTGTATTTATGGAACTGGAGACCTGCCTTGGATTCTTCAGAACCATCACCTGTTGGCCAACAAGTTTGACCCAAAGGTGGATGATAATGTTCTTCAGTGCTTAGAAGAGTACTTACGTTATAAGGCTGTCTACGGGACTGAACTCTGA